One Candidatus Paceibacterota bacterium genomic window carries:
- a CDS encoding GerMN domain-containing protein, with the protein MANKILTVIFIVLAIAALVLTLRFLIGGDEDTWICDKEKGEWVKHGSPYAEKPAEPCGNNFQDNNNGVALNDSVRLVSPKSGDTISSPLIVKGEARGSWYFEASFPVKILNEKEEVLAAVPAQAGGDWMTENFVPFETEISFDAKGAKTGFLVLEKDNPSGLPENSAEVRIPVNFSETETITIRAYFNNSILDPEASCNKVFPVERKVAKTQAVARVALEELLKGPASVEKKCGFATSINPGVKINSLTIENGVARVDFDGEMERAVGGSCRVSAIRAQITETLKQFSTVNSVIMSVNGRTEDILQP; encoded by the coding sequence ATGGCGAATAAAATATTAACTGTTATTTTTATCGTTTTGGCGATTGCGGCGCTGGTTTTAACTTTGCGTTTTTTAATCGGCGGAGACGAAGATACGTGGATTTGCGATAAAGAAAAAGGGGAGTGGGTAAAACATGGCAGTCCGTACGCGGAAAAACCCGCGGAGCCGTGCGGAAATAATTTTCAAGATAATAATAACGGAGTCGCTTTAAACGACAGTGTGCGGCTTGTGTCTCCGAAATCCGGGGATACGATTTCAAGTCCGCTTATTGTAAAAGGAGAAGCAAGGGGTTCTTGGTATTTTGAAGCGTCGTTTCCTGTAAAAATTTTAAATGAAAAAGAAGAAGTTTTAGCGGCTGTTCCGGCGCAAGCTGGCGGGGATTGGATGACGGAAAATTTTGTGCCATTTGAAACTGAAATCAGTTTTGACGCAAAAGGGGCGAAAACCGGTTTTTTGGTTTTGGAAAAAGATAATCCGTCCGGACTTCCGGAGAATTCGGCGGAGGTCAGAATTCCGGTAAATTTTTCAGAAACCGAAACAATAACAATAAGAGCATATTTTAATAATTCCATTTTGGATCCGGAGGCTTCCTGCAATAAAGTTTTCCCCGTGGAAAGAAAAGTCGCAAAAACACAGGCCGTGGCGCGCGTGGCGCTTGAAGAACTTTTAAAAGGTCCTGCCAGTGTTGAGAAAAAATGCGGTTTTGCCACTTCCATAAACCCGGGCGTTAAAATCAACAGTTTAACTATAGAAAATGGAGTTGCCAGAGTGGATTTTGACGGGGAAATGGAGCGGGCGGTGGGCGGTTCCTGCCGAGTTTCTGCCATAAGGGCTCAAATAACCGAGACTTTAAAGCAGTTTTCAACGGTAAATAGTGTGATTATGTCGGTAAACGGCCGAACAGAGGATATTTTGCAGCCGTAG
- a CDS encoding FKBP-type peptidyl-prolyl cis-trans isomerase, with product MNKIVLVIVILTVALVSYFIYDYSKINNESEEQTLDPAQNQNMENQAGELKIEILKEGTGAEAKNGDTVSVHYVGVLENGTKFDSSIDRGQPFSFPLGSGYVIKGWDQGVLGMKIGEKRKLIIPAELGYGSRAIGSIPPNSTLIFEVELLGIEKQ from the coding sequence ATGAATAAAATCGTTTTAGTCATTGTTATTTTAACGGTCGCGTTGGTTTCGTATTTTATTTACGATTATTCAAAAATTAATAATGAGTCGGAAGAGCAAACGTTGGATCCGGCGCAAAATCAAAATATGGAAAATCAAGCAGGAGAATTAAAGATTGAAATTTTAAAAGAGGGAACTGGCGCGGAAGCGAAAAACGGCGATACAGTTTCCGTGCACTATGTCGGCGTTTTGGAAAACGGAACAAAGTTTGATTCCAGTATAGACAGGGGACAGCCGTTTTCATTTCCGCTTGGATCGGGGTATGTGATAAAAGGTTGGGACCAGGGAGTTTTGGGAATGAAAATCGGAGAAAAAAGAAAACTCATTATTCCTGCTGAGCTTGGCTATGGTTCGCGCGCCATCGGTTCAATACCGCCGAACTCTACTCTTATTTTTGAAGTGGAACTTTTGGGTATAGAAAAGCAATAG
- a CDS encoding SIMPL domain-containing protein (The SIMPL domain is named for its presence in mouse protein SIMPL (signalling molecule that associates with mouse pelle-like kinase). Bacterial member BP26, from Brucella, was shown to assemble into a channel-like structure, while YggE from E. coli has been associated with resistance to oxidative stress.), translating into MPPTNSKIPFAVILGISLIISFSIFGGFYYYAQYATSRDVLTVTGSAKKAVTSDQAKLTIVLSRVVPVSQLAYGNSQVSRDLGFLNELLAQKGISATETTISPVSMNQFWSNKQGGENEYELRQTAIIQSADVSKITNLSKAIPELAVKGAIASVQSLEYYYSKLPETRVSLLSDAVKDAKDRADKIAESAGKKTGSIRSASSGVVQVLPLNSVDVSDYGTYDTSSIEKEIMVTVKTSFGLK; encoded by the coding sequence ATGCCTCCGACAAATTCAAAAATACCTTTCGCCGTCATTTTGGGCATTTCCTTAATAATCAGCTTTTCAATCTTCGGCGGATTTTATTATTACGCGCAGTACGCGACCAGCAGAGACGTTTTGACTGTTACGGGTTCCGCCAAAAAAGCGGTGACTTCGGATCAGGCAAAATTGACAATAGTTTTGTCGCGCGTTGTTCCCGTGAGCCAGCTTGCGTACGGCAATTCTCAAGTCTCCCGCGACCTCGGCTTTTTAAATGAGCTCTTGGCCCAAAAGGGAATTTCCGCCACAGAAACAACCATTAGCCCTGTTTCCATGAATCAATTCTGGAGCAACAAACAAGGAGGGGAAAATGAATATGAACTTCGGCAAACCGCGATTATTCAATCAGCCGATGTCTCAAAAATCACTAATCTTTCAAAAGCCATACCCGAATTGGCAGTCAAGGGCGCGATAGCCTCGGTGCAGTCACTTGAATATTACTATTCCAAACTTCCGGAAACCAGGGTTTCTTTGCTTTCTGACGCGGTAAAAGATGCCAAAGACAGGGCGGACAAAATCGCGGAAAGTGCCGGCAAAAAAACGGGTAGCATAAGGTCCGCTTCAAGCGGTGTAGTGCAGGTTTTGCCGCTTAATTCCGTTGATGTGTCCGATTACGGCACTTATGACACTTCCAGTATTGAAAAAGAAATAATGGTTACCGTTAAAACTTCTTTTGGCCTGAAATAA
- a CDS encoding HNH endonuclease yields the protein MNTDIKITEIKNGRGIKENTKVLLFAKSAGRCEICNKLVIKDSTTRQQFVWGEMAHIYAFSNKGPRANKYITDKNNVSNLLLACPDCHEKIDKTGQDEYYTAQQLQDYKAEHEKRILLSTSFDQKRQTKVLKMVANINSETVKLSTPDIVKALMKAGLIPCEDKFEEVDFSNNPGQDSSDYWKSKSRDINSTLDKFYSDLKREKIEHVSIFGIGPMPLLMYLGSKLDNKIKTKIFQRHRDGENWEWKNGKPKADYQFKLTDKGQDKSKVALLLSLSGTIKRDLLPTKIDKKYYIYELSLVGSPNYNFLRTQKDLLNFEKCFSDTISKIKNEHVGLKNIDVFPAVPAPVAIVCGRSLNKHSDPKLKIYNTYNKGKFKYSLTIN from the coding sequence ATGAATACAGATATAAAAATTACAGAAATAAAAAATGGTCGTGGTATTAAGGAAAATACTAAGGTTTTATTATTCGCGAAATCTGCTGGTAGGTGCGAAATTTGTAACAAGCTAGTAATCAAAGATTCCACAACAAGGCAACAATTTGTATGGGGAGAAATGGCTCATATATATGCCTTTAGTAATAAAGGCCCCAGGGCTAATAAATATATCACTGATAAAAATAACGTTAGTAATTTACTATTAGCGTGTCCTGATTGCCATGAGAAAATTGATAAAACAGGACAGGATGAATATTACACCGCTCAGCAACTGCAAGATTATAAAGCTGAGCACGAAAAACGAATTCTGTTATCTACAAGTTTTGATCAGAAAAGACAAACAAAAGTTTTGAAAATGGTTGCCAATATAAACTCTGAGACTGTTAAATTATCAACCCCTGATATCGTAAAGGCACTAATGAAAGCTGGATTAATACCTTGTGAAGACAAATTCGAAGAAGTTGATTTTTCTAATAATCCAGGACAAGACAGCAGTGATTATTGGAAGTCAAAATCGCGAGATATCAATAGCACCCTTGATAAATTCTATTCTGATTTAAAAAGAGAAAAAATAGAACATGTGTCAATTTTTGGAATAGGACCTATGCCGCTTCTTATGTATTTGGGTTCGAAATTAGATAATAAAATCAAAACTAAAATATTCCAACGCCATCGTGACGGAGAAAACTGGGAGTGGAAAAATGGAAAACCAAAGGCCGATTACCAGTTTAAGTTAACCGACAAAGGACAAGATAAGAGCAAGGTGGCATTATTACTATCGTTGTCTGGAACAATAAAACGAGATTTGCTACCCACAAAAATAGACAAAAAATATTATATATACGAACTGTCTTTAGTGGGAAGTCCGAATTACAACTTTCTAAGAACGCAAAAAGACTTATTAAATTTTGAAAAGTGTTTTTCCGATACGATAAGTAAAATTAAAAATGAGCATGTTGGTTTAAAAAATATTGATGTTTTCCCAGCAGTCCCTGCCCCAGTGGCGATAGTTTGCGGCAGATCATTAAATAAACATTCTGACCCAAAATTAAAAATCTATAATACGTACAACAAAGGTAAATTTAAGTATTCATTAACAATTAATTAA
- a CDS encoding S24 family peptidase gives MNENQQKLIDLAKKKDISKMTFREIGRELGIPNPQTVIYHLDQLKKKGLLYLDIKKRQRVAKPKAFAVDKLFSIPLVGSANCGPAMELAQEDIQKYLKITQTSLKRSKPDGLIAVRAVGDSLNKANIGGENIEDGDYVIVDCKQQPSNGDYVLSIIDGAANFKKFFKDDSKHEIRLVSESTQEIPPIILHESDINSSSYMVNGVAVRVIKK, from the coding sequence ATGAACGAAAACCAACAAAAATTAATAGATTTAGCTAAGAAAAAGGATATTTCCAAGATGACTTTCAGAGAAATAGGCCGTGAGCTAGGTATTCCCAATCCACAGACAGTGATCTATCATCTTGATCAACTTAAAAAGAAAGGACTTCTGTATTTGGATATTAAAAAGCGTCAGAGGGTGGCGAAACCTAAAGCTTTTGCTGTAGATAAATTATTTAGCATCCCACTGGTTGGATCTGCCAACTGCGGTCCAGCTATGGAGTTGGCCCAGGAAGATATCCAGAAATACTTAAAAATTACTCAAACATCGCTTAAGAGATCTAAGCCTGACGGACTGATTGCTGTGAGAGCTGTCGGTGACTCTCTGAATAAGGCAAATATTGGAGGTGAAAATATTGAAGACGGCGACTATGTAATCGTTGATTGCAAACAGCAACCGAGCAATGGGGATTATGTTTTATCCATCATTGACGGTGCGGCCAATTTCAAGAAGTTTTTTAAAGATGACAGTAAACACGAAATTCGTCTTGTTTCTGAATCAACACAAGAAATTCCACCGATTATTTTACACGAATCAGATATAAACAGCTCTAGCTATATGGTCAACGGGGTCGCTGTTAGAGTTATTAAAAAATAG